The Mycolicibacterium mucogenicum DSM 44124 genomic sequence ACACCTTCTCCATCGCGATGAAAGCCACCTGGGTGCAGGTCGACGGTCGCGGCCGAGACATCGCCAAGGCGCCGGTCACCGACCCGGGCAAGCGCAGCGCCCGGGGCCGGTTGGCCGTCATCCGCGACCAACGGGGTCGCCTGACTCTGGTGCAGGGCGCGGCCGGTGTCATCGGGACGACGGACGCCATGCGGACGGTGTTCGAGGACGGCGTCATCGTCAACCCGGTGACCTTCGCGCAGGTGCGCGCTACCGTGCGACGTGATTGGGCGGCATACGCCGCCGGCGAGGAGGACGCCCGTCATGGCTGAGTCGCTGGCCACCTGGCTGAGCGTCGACGTCTTCGCGATGAGCCCCGGCGACGAGCCGGGGCTCATCCTCGCGCGGCGGCAACGCGAACCGCACCAGGGTGACTGGGCACTACCCGGGGTGGTGCTCGATGCGGCCAACGGAGAGACGGTCGCCGCGGCGGCATACCGCGCGCTCCGGGACCGGGCCGGCGCCGAGCCGATCGACGGACCGCCGACGGTGGCCCTCGTCGTGTCCGACCCACAGCGCGACGAGCGCGGGCACACCGTCTCGCTGGTGAACGTGATGCGCGCACATCCCGGCGACGACGCCCTGGTGGTGCGTGACGGTGACCCCGTGCCGCCGCTGCCGTTCGGCCACAACGCCATGATCAGGGACACCGCGGCCACGGTGTCGCAGCGACTGCTGACGGACCCCGCGACCGTCGCGGCGATGTTCGGCGCCGGCTGCACGGCCGGGGAGGTCTGCGCGCTGACGACGCTGCTGTTCCACCTGTCCGGCGGCACGGGAGCCGAGCCGATTCCGCTGGCCGCGATGCGGCGCCGGCTGGAACGGGCGCCACTGTTCACCGCCGCCGGCAGCCGGCCCGCGCACACCCGGCCGGTGACGGTGTTCCGGGCCGCCAGGTAAACGTCGACTGCGTAAACGCTGGCAAATTGCTGGGGTAGATGGATCGGCGCGGCGCGAGGCACGCACGTTACGTTCCTGTGAACACGTCACCGACCTGGGAAAATGGTTCCACTATGAGTC encodes the following:
- a CDS encoding NUDIX domain-containing protein; translated protein: MAESLATWLSVDVFAMSPGDEPGLILARRQREPHQGDWALPGVVLDAANGETVAAAAYRALRDRAGAEPIDGPPTVALVVSDPQRDERGHTVSLVNVMRAHPGDDALVVRDGDPVPPLPFGHNAMIRDTAATVSQRLLTDPATVAAMFGAGCTAGEVCALTTLLFHLSGGTGAEPIPLAAMRRRLERAPLFTAAGSRPAHTRPVTVFRAAR